The following proteins are co-located in the Synechococcus sp. PROS-U-1 genome:
- a CDS encoding ferredoxin-thioredoxin reductase variable chain translates to MQAGDRVTVEASVVVFNHPEHRGQAFDMKGQSGDVVNVLNDWKGRVISPTLPVIVAFGRYKAHFRADELTPAD, encoded by the coding sequence ATGCAGGCGGGCGACAGGGTGACGGTTGAGGCATCCGTCGTGGTGTTCAACCATCCCGAACACCGGGGTCAGGCCTTTGACATGAAAGGCCAAAGCGGTGACGTGGTGAACGTCCTGAACGACTGGAAGGGGCGTGTGATCAGCCCGACGCTTCCGGTGATCGTTGCCTTCGGCCGCTACAAGGCCCATTTTCGCGCCGACGAGCTCACGCCGGCGGACTGA
- the pyrR gene encoding bifunctional pyr operon transcriptional regulator/uracil phosphoribosyltransferase PyrR: MADPDRIEILSERELGFTLTRLASQVLESAEDSRRLMLLGIPTRGVQLSKVLAAELERLTGHAISQGSIDPTFHRDDLERIGTRLPQLTTLPNSIEDRQVILVDDVIFTGRTVRAALEALQSWGRPQRVMLLAMVDRGHRELPIQPDFCGRVVPTRRSETIELRLQDLDGEEGVFLSRLSPPA, from the coding sequence ATGGCTGACCCTGACAGGATTGAAATTCTCTCGGAGCGCGAGCTTGGTTTCACCCTGACGCGCTTGGCTTCTCAGGTGCTGGAGAGTGCTGAGGACAGCCGCAGGCTGATGTTGCTGGGCATTCCGACACGAGGTGTTCAGCTGTCCAAGGTGCTGGCGGCTGAGTTGGAGAGGCTGACGGGCCACGCCATCTCTCAGGGTTCGATCGATCCCACATTCCATCGCGATGACCTAGAGCGCATCGGAACCCGCTTGCCGCAACTGACGACCCTGCCGAACAGCATTGAAGATCGACAGGTCATCCTTGTGGATGATGTGATTTTCACCGGGCGGACGGTTCGTGCAGCGCTGGAAGCTCTCCAGAGCTGGGGGCGGCCTCAACGGGTGATGCTGCTGGCCATGGTGGACCGAGGACATCGCGAGCTGCCCATCCAGCCTGATTTCTGTGGCCGCGTTGTTCCAACCCGACGCAGCGAAACAATCGAACTGCGCCTGCAGGATTTGGATGGCGAGGAGGGGGTGTTCCTCAGCCGGCTCAGTCCGCCGGCGTGA
- the gpmI gene encoding 2,3-bisphosphoglycerate-independent phosphoglycerate mutase, whose amino-acid sequence MGKSTTNGSERSGTVSPLVLAILDGWGHRDDSAHNAIQQSGTPVMDALWHAYPHTLIEASGSHVGLPDQQMGNSEVGHLTIGAGRIIRQELVRISETVGSNQLGETPALKALVERIKQRGGTLHLLGLCSDGGVHSHVNHLCGLIQWAAENGLSDLSVHAVTDGRDTPTQSAPNYISQVETALTQSGVGQLASLCGRYWAMDRDQRWDRTEKAYNLYTDPEIAVDSRTPEQVLAASYSDGITDEFLEPVRLRNSVIKDGDSVLVFNFRPDRARQIVQALCLPDFDAFERSHVPTLDVVTFTQVEQDLPVHVAFPPEPLDQLLGQVVAEAGLKQYRTAETEKYPHVTYFMNGGIEQPLAGEDRHLVPSPRVATYDLSPAMSAEQLTDSCIAAIEKADYSLIVINYANPDMVGHTGVMDAAKEAIQTVDGCIGRLLDAVGRQGGTMLITADHGNAELMQGPDGQAWTAHTTNPVPVILIEGERRKLPGHGNAITLRDNGGLADIAPTLLQILNLPQPEAMTGLSLVAPMSNMDTTPMTARLPLSV is encoded by the coding sequence GTGGGGAAAAGCACTACCAACGGCTCAGAACGCTCCGGCACAGTGTCACCGCTGGTTCTTGCCATTCTTGATGGCTGGGGCCACAGGGACGACAGTGCGCACAACGCCATCCAACAAAGCGGCACTCCGGTGATGGATGCCCTTTGGCATGCCTATCCCCACACGCTGATTGAAGCCAGCGGCTCCCACGTGGGCCTGCCCGATCAGCAGATGGGGAATTCAGAGGTGGGCCACCTGACCATCGGAGCCGGCCGAATCATCCGCCAAGAGTTGGTGCGGATCAGCGAGACCGTTGGCAGCAACCAACTGGGAGAGACGCCCGCTCTCAAGGCGCTGGTGGAACGGATCAAACAGCGGGGAGGCACCTTGCATCTGCTCGGCCTCTGCTCCGATGGCGGCGTCCACAGCCATGTCAACCATCTCTGTGGACTGATCCAGTGGGCCGCCGAGAACGGCCTCTCCGATCTCTCTGTTCATGCCGTTACCGATGGTCGAGACACTCCAACCCAAAGCGCGCCGAACTACATCAGCCAGGTGGAGACGGCCCTGACCCAGAGCGGCGTTGGACAACTCGCCAGTCTCTGCGGTCGGTACTGGGCAATGGACCGTGACCAGCGCTGGGACAGAACCGAAAAGGCCTACAACCTCTACACCGATCCAGAGATCGCCGTTGACAGCCGAACGCCTGAGCAAGTGCTGGCTGCCAGTTATTCCGATGGAATCACCGATGAATTCCTCGAACCGGTCCGCCTGCGGAACAGCGTCATCAAAGACGGCGACAGTGTTCTGGTCTTCAACTTCCGACCTGATCGCGCCCGTCAGATCGTCCAAGCGCTCTGCCTTCCAGACTTTGACGCGTTCGAGCGAAGCCATGTTCCAACGTTGGATGTGGTGACCTTCACCCAGGTGGAACAGGACCTGCCCGTCCACGTTGCTTTTCCACCAGAGCCGCTCGACCAACTGCTGGGTCAGGTGGTTGCTGAGGCAGGACTGAAGCAGTACCGAACCGCCGAAACGGAAAAATATCCCCACGTCACTTACTTCATGAACGGCGGTATCGAACAGCCGCTGGCCGGAGAAGACCGACACTTGGTGCCGTCTCCGAGGGTCGCCACCTACGACCTGTCACCAGCGATGTCAGCCGAACAGCTCACCGACAGCTGCATTGCTGCCATCGAGAAGGCTGACTACTCGTTGATTGTCATCAACTATGCCAATCCCGACATGGTGGGTCATACCGGTGTGATGGACGCCGCCAAGGAGGCGATCCAAACCGTGGATGGTTGCATTGGTCGGCTGTTGGATGCGGTAGGCCGTCAGGGAGGAACCATGCTGATCACAGCCGATCACGGCAATGCAGAGTTAATGCAGGGCCCGGACGGACAGGCATGGACAGCCCACACCACCAATCCAGTCCCGGTCATCCTGATCGAGGGAGAGAGGCGCAAGCTGCCTGGCCACGGCAATGCGATCACACTCCGCGATAACGGAGGCCTCGCCGATATCGCGCCAACACTGCTTCAGATTCTCAACCTGCCGCAACCCGAGGCCATGACAGGCCTCAGCCTGGTTGCACCCATGTCCAACATGGACACCACGCCCATGACTGCTCGCCTACCTCTTTCCGTCTGA
- the secG gene encoding preprotein translocase subunit SecG: MLTSILSWSWIGTGILLIVLVLLHSPKGDGMGGLAASGSSMFSSASSAEATLNRLTWTCLALFLSLAVILSAGWLN; the protein is encoded by the coding sequence ATGCTCACCTCAATTCTGTCCTGGAGCTGGATCGGCACAGGAATCCTGCTGATTGTGCTTGTGCTGCTTCACAGTCCCAAAGGCGATGGCATGGGTGGATTGGCAGCGAGCGGAAGCTCCATGTTCAGCAGCGCCAGCAGCGCGGAAGCAACGCTGAACCGGCTGACATGGACATGCCTGGCTTTATTCCTTTCCTTGGCCGTCATTCTCAGTGCTGGTTGGCTGAATTAA